ATCTCCACGACAAGCGCAAGGACCCGACCCAGCTAAACCGGAAACAGGTGCATCTGCTGGAGGCCGAGTTTCTAGAAGAGCTGGCGGCCAAGGGCTTCCGCCTGCGACCGGGCGAGTTTGGGGAAAACATCCTGACGCGCGGGCTCGCGCTCGCGGAGCTGCCGGAGGGAACGGAGCTTTGCCTTGGAGAGCAGGCTGTTGTTCAACTGACCGGTCTTCGCAATCCTTGTGTGCAGATCGACCGCTTTCAGAGTGGGCTGCTGGCAGAGACGATTGAGCAGTTGAACTCCGGAGAGCGGCGTTTCAAGGCTGGGGTGATGGGTGTTGTGTTGCTGGGTGGGGATGTTGCTTCCGGCGACGCGATCCGTGTGAAACTGCCGCTGACTCCGAAGGCGATGGTTCGGATTTAGAGTTTCGACTTGTACTTGAACCCATGTCCCAGAAGCGGGACATGGGGCACCCGGGTTCTGGGATGACAAAGGGGCTTCCTGAGGGATTCGGTTTGTGCGCTCTGCGCGACCCCACCCTTTCGCAAAGAACGCGAAAGAATGGGGCACGAAGGTCGGAGCCGGGACTCGTAAAATACACAGATGGATCGCAAATTT
This genomic stretch from Terriglobus saanensis SP1PR4 harbors:
- a CDS encoding MOSC domain-containing protein, with product MLVEAVSLSARHGFCKEPQIFVRLLAGVGVEGDAHAGKTVQHLHDKRKDPTQLNRKQVHLLEAEFLEELAAKGFRLRPGEFGENILTRGLALAELPEGTELCLGEQAVVQLTGLRNPCVQIDRFQSGLLAETIEQLNSGERRFKAGVMGVVLLGGDVASGDAIRVKLPLTPKAMVRI